The Capra hircus breed San Clemente chromosome 25, ASM170441v1, whole genome shotgun sequence genome has a window encoding:
- the LOC108633904 gene encoding protein CEBPZOS-like, which produces MSRSMGPLAKKIFKGVLVAELMGVFGAYFSFNKMNTSQDFRHTMSKKFPFILEVYYKSIEHSGMYGIREQDQEKWLSNKN; this is translated from the coding sequence ATGTCCCGATCTATGGGTCCACTGGCAAAGAAGATCTTTAAAGGAGTGTTAGTAGCTGAACTTATGGGCGTTTTTGGAGCATATTTTTCGTTTAATAAGATGAACACAAGCCAAGATTTCAGGCATACAATGAGCAAAAAATTCCCCTTCATCTTAGAAGTTTATTACAAATCCATTGAACACTCTGGAATGTATGGAATCAGAGAGCAAGATCAAGAAAAATGGCTGAGCAATAAAAATTAG